CCGGACACCTTGAAGTTCGAGATCGACATCACCCTGGAGGACGGCGCGCGCAAGACCATGCAGTTCACCCGCGAGTTCCAGCCCCAATGACCACGCGCGCGATGGGCCCGCAGCGCATCGTCTGCATGACCGAGGAACCCACCGAGACGCTGTACCTGCTCGGCGAACAGGACCGGATCGTCGGCATCAGCGGGTTCACCGTGCGGCCAGCGCGCGCGCGACGCGAGAAACCCAAGGTCAGCGCGTTCACCAGTGCCAAGATCGACCGCATCCTGGACCTCAAGCCGGACATGGTGATCGGCTTCTCCGACATCCAGGCCGACATCGCCGCCGACCTGATCCGCGCCGGGGTGGAGGTCTGGATCAGCAATCACCGCAGCGTGGACGGAATCATCGACTACATCCGGCGCCTTGGCGCGCTGGTGGGTGCGGGGCATCGCGCGGCGGACCTCGCCACGACCCTGGAGAGGCGGCTGGCAGACATCCGCGCCCGTGCGGCCACGCTGCCGCGGCGGCCGAAGGTCTATTTCGAGGAGTGGGACGAGCCGCAGATCTCGGCGATCCAGTGGGTGTCCGAGCTGGTCGGCATCGCCGGTGGCGACGACATCTTTCCAGAACGCGCGGTGATGTCACTGGGCCGTGACCGCATCCTCGCCGACCCGCTGGAGGCGGCGCGGCGCCAGCCCGACATCATCATCGGCAGCTGGTGCGGCAAGAAGTTCCAGCCCACCCACGTGGCCGCGCGTCCGGGTTGGGAGGATGTGCCGGCGGTGCGCAACGGCGAACTGCACGAGGTCAAATCCCCGCTGATCCTGCAGCCCGGACCGGCGGCGCTGACCGACGGCATCGATGCACTGGAAGCAATCATCCAGGGCTGGGCGCACCGCCAGGCCTGACAGCACGGCGCCAGCCACGGCTCGGCGCGTTCCTTCTCAGTGGGTGCCGTGCGCGGCCTAGGGGTACAGCATCCGCTTGCTCCAGTGGCCGGCCGGGTCGCATTCGTAGAGGCAACGCTCGTGCAGGCGGAAGTTGCCGCCGTACCAGAACTCGATCGACATCGGCCGGACCCTAAGCCCGGTCCAGCGCGGCGGACGCGGAACCTCGCGGCCCGCAAATTCCTGCTCGACCTGCGCGACGCGCTGGTGGAACGTCGCCGGGTCGTCGAGCGTCTCCGATTGCAGCGACGCCCACGCGCCGATCTGGCTGCCGCGCGGGCGTGATGCGAAATACGCATCGGCCTCCTCGTCCGCCACGATCGACACGCCGCCTTCCACGCGGACCTGCACGCCGGCCTTGACCCGCGGCCAATGGAAGAGCAGCGCGGCGTAGGGGTTGTCCTGCAGTTCCCGGCCCTTGCGCCCGTCCAAGTGGGTGTAGAAGACGAATCCGCGTTCGTCGTGCTGCTTGAGCAGCACCATGCGCGTGGACGGGCGGGCACCCAGGGACGCGGTGGCCACGCTCATCGCGGTCGGATCAGGCTCACCGGCCTGCCGCGCCTGTTCGAACAGCGCGGCAAAGGTGGCGTTGGCTTCCGCCAGCAGGTCGTTGGTAGTCATGCGCCTATTGTGGGCCGGATGCGGCGCTGACCGCACCCGTCCGGATTGGCGGGCGTCGCTTTACTGGACGATGAAGTTGACCTTCATGTTGACGCGCCACTCGGTGATGTTGCCGCCCTCGTCGGTCACGACCTTGACTTCGTTGACCCAGGCACCCTTGATGTTCTTGACCGATTCAGCGGCTTTCTTCAGGCCACGCTGGACCGCGTCTTCCATGCTCTTTTCCGAGGCGGCGTTGAGTTCGATGACTTTTGCGACTGACATGATTGATTCTCCTTTGCACCGGTTTGGCGTCATGCGACCGGAAGCTCCGACCCTAGCCAGCCTCCTGTGAAAGGCATGCAACAGCCCGGCAACGCCGGCGCGCGGCGACCTACAATCGACGCCATGAGCGAACCCGTCCGTGAACCGCGCAACATCATCCTTGTCGGCCCCATGGCCGCCGGAAAATCGCGGCTCGGGCGCGAACTGGCGCAGCGTTGCGGTCTGCGCCTCGTGGACGCGGATGCGGAGATCGAGCGCGAGGCCGGCGCCAGCATTGCGGCCATTTTTGCGCGCGAAGGCGAGGCGGGATTCCGCAGGCGCGAACGGGCGATTCTGGCCGACCTGCTAATGCAGGATGGCATCGTGCTCGCCACCGGCGGCGGCGCGGTGCTCGACGCCGGCACCCGGACGCTGCTGCCCGAGCGTGGGCTCGTGGTCCACCTGCATGCCAGTCCGGCCACCCAGCTGGCGCGGGCCGCCGGTGATACCGCTCGGCCGCTGCTGCAACAACCCGATCCGTCAGCAGTCCTGCACGCGCTGGCGACCGAGCGCGACCCGCTGTACGCCGCCGTGGCCCAGCTGCGCATCGATACCGATGACCTCGCGCCGTCGGAGGTCTGCGCGCGGATCCTGGACGGACTGCCGACCTGGCTGCGCAGCGGAGCCGGCGCATGAGCGCGGTCCTCAAGGTCGCCGTCGACGGTGCGCATCCGTACGCGATCTCCATCGGCGCGGACCTGCTGGATGACGGCGTGTTGCTGGCCGCGACGATCCGCGGCCGCCATGCCCTGATCGTCAGCGACAGCAATGTCGCGCCGCTCTACGCCGACCGTGTGCAGGCCGCGCTGCAGGCCGTCCGGCCGGACCTGACGATCGCCCGGCTGGTCATTCCCCCGGGCGAGCACGAGAAAACCCTGCAGCGCTTCGGCGAGGTCCTGGATGCGCTCGCCGGACTTAGCGCCACCCGCGACGCGGCGGTGATCGCCCTGGGTGGCGGCGTGATCGGCGACCTGGCCGGTTTCGCCGGCGCCTGCTGGATGCGCGGCATCGACGTCGTCCAGATTCCAACGACGCTGCTGGCGATGGTCGACTCCTCGGTGGGCGGCAAGACCGCGGTC
This genomic interval from Lysobacter ciconiae contains the following:
- a CDS encoding shikimate kinase, with the protein product MSEPVREPRNIILVGPMAAGKSRLGRELAQRCGLRLVDADAEIEREAGASIAAIFAREGEAGFRRRERAILADLLMQDGIVLATGGGAVLDAGTRTLLPERGLVVHLHASPATQLARAAGDTARPLLQQPDPSAVLHALATERDPLYAAVAQLRIDTDDLAPSEVCARILDGLPTWLRSGAGA
- a CDS encoding dodecin family protein, with protein sequence MSVAKVIELNAASEKSMEDAVQRGLKKAAESVKNIKGAWVNEVKVVTDEGGNITEWRVNMKVNFIVQ
- a CDS encoding cobalamin-binding protein encodes the protein MGPQRIVCMTEEPTETLYLLGEQDRIVGISGFTVRPARARREKPKVSAFTSAKIDRILDLKPDMVIGFSDIQADIAADLIRAGVEVWISNHRSVDGIIDYIRRLGALVGAGHRAADLATTLERRLADIRARAATLPRRPKVYFEEWDEPQISAIQWVSELVGIAGGDDIFPERAVMSLGRDRILADPLEAARRQPDIIIGSWCGKKFQPTHVAARPGWEDVPAVRNGELHEVKSPLILQPGPAALTDGIDALEAIIQGWAHRQA
- the pdxH gene encoding pyridoxamine 5'-phosphate oxidase — protein: MTTNDLLAEANATFAALFEQARQAGEPDPTAMSVATASLGARPSTRMVLLKQHDERGFVFYTHLDGRKGRELQDNPYAALLFHWPRVKAGVQVRVEGGVSIVADEEADAYFASRPRGSQIGAWASLQSETLDDPATFHQRVAQVEQEFAGREVPRPPRWTGLRVRPMSIEFWYGGNFRLHERCLYECDPAGHWSKRMLYP